The Hymenobacter swuensis DY53 genome includes the window ATAATTGCCCAAAAAATGCCTGTAATCAGGAATTGTTTCGCAATGTATTTATGGTCGGTACTGAAAACGTATTTCGACAAAAAGCCCTGCTCGTGGTGCTCGTGCTCGTCGTGGTGCGCATGCTCATCGTGCTGAACACCGGGCTGAATAGCGCCAATGCCGCCTTGCACTTGAGTTGGTAGGTTAGCAGCCATAAAGGAAGCGTGCAGTTTAGTTAGATTAGAGCGAAGCCTTGGCAGCAACAGGTACTACAGTAGCAGCGGCTGGAGTTGCTGATACCTTCTCAACCATTTTATCCGACTTCTGTTTGAAGCTGGCCAATACATCAGGGTTTTGCTCCGAGAATGATTTTTGCTGGGCAAACCAAGCAACGTAATCATCCGGCTCATCCACCACGATGTTTAGCTTCATAGCGAAGTGTCCACGGCCACAGATTTGATTGCAAGCCAATTCGTAATTGAATTTTGGGTTGCCCGTCTGCGCACGCATCTCGTCGGTAGTTTTGATCGGCGTAAACCAGAATTTGGTTGGCATGCCAGGTACCGCATACATCTGCACGCGGAAATGTGGCATGTACACGGCGTGCAGTACGTCACGTGAACGAATCTTCAATAGTACCGGGTGGCCTTTAGGCACATGTATCTCAGGTGCTACAAAATCATCAACGCCATTCTGGTCACTTAGATCGAAACCGAATTCGTTAGTAGCATCAATCAGGCGGTAATTGACAACGCCTAATTTCAGGTCGCGGCCAGGGTAACGTACCAGCCAGTTAAACTGCTTGCCCATTACTTCCAGTACCACAGCGTCTTTGGGGGCAGGCCCTGTGATACGGGTCCATTCCTTCCAACCGGCGAATACTAAGCCAGCCATTACAATGGCCGGAATCAGCGTCCAGATAACCTCTATTTTGTTGTTGTGCGGGAAGAAGAAAGCCCGACGACCTTCCTTATGCTGATACTTATATGAATACACGAACAGCAGGACTTGTGTCAGGGTAAACACAATACCCAGAATGATCATCGTGGTCCAGAACATGCGCTCAGTGGCAATACCATGTACCGAGGCAATCGGGGGGTTCATCTTGTCATAGTTATCGATGAACGACCACGCGAAGGCCGCACCACCAACTACCAAGAAAACGATACACAGGATGGCGTTTACACGGTTGCTCACCCCTACTTCACGGGTTGAACTGCCCGAAAAAATGGAGGTCAGAATCTGGAGACGGAACAGCAGGCCGAATACGACCAACAGCAACGCCAACACCAGAACAATACCAAGAGTAGTCATTAGCGGAATGTAGAAGTGAGAGTTGAGAGGTTAGAAGTGAGAGTCTGTTATCCTATCCAGTCTAACTTCTCACTCCTCACTACTCATGTCTGAAATTAAGTGGTGTGGTGAATGCTTTCATCCAAGAACGGATGATGAATCGGCACCAGGGAAGCCTGCGACAGGCGTTTGGTCATCAAAGTCAGGAAGGCACCCAGAAAAATAAGGGCTACGCCAATCTCAATTACAAACCCGTTTTCGGCCTTCATTGTTCCGGGCATAATGGCCAGGTAGAAATCAGACCAGTGACCAATCAGGATGGCAATACTCACAATTTTGAGCATGATCATCTGACGCTTGGCATCCCGGGTCATCAGCACTAAGAAAGGGAATACAAAGTTGATGGCCAAGTTGCCGAAGAACATCCACGTGTACTGGCCGTTGAAGCCACCCAAGCGCTGATTGAAGTACACAGATTCTTCAGGAATGTTAGCGTACCAAATCAGCATGAACTGGGAGAACCACACGTAGGTCCAGAAGATGCTGAAGCCGAACATGAACTTGCCCAGATCATGCAGGTGACCTTCTTTCACCCACCGCAGGTAGCCGGCCTGCTTGAGCAGAATTGTGCACAGCGTAATAGCCGCCAGACCCGATACCCACCAAGAGGCGAAGATGTACCAGCCGAACATGGTCGAGAACCAATGCGTGTCAACCGACATCACCCAGTCCCAAGCTGCAATGGGCGAAGAAACTGCGTAGATTACCAAGAACAAAGCGGCTACGTTGATGCTTTTGTGAAAGTACTCAGTGCCGCCGTTCAGATCTTCGGCCAATGACAGGTCGCGCAGCTTCTTGGTGAAGAAAGCCCACAGACCAAGGAACAGAACCATGCGAATCAGATAGAATGGCATGTTCAGGAAACCCGATTTGCCGGCAATGATTTCGTCGTAGTTCTCGTTGCCTTTTTCCATGATGCCCGGGAGCGTCCAATGGAAGATATCATGGTTGATCAGGCTAACGCCGAATACCACAATCATGATAACTAAGCCGGGCAGCAGCCAAGCGCTGAGAGCCTCAGCCACCCGCTTCACCAACACCGACCAACCAGCGTAGGCAACGTACTGGATGGCAACGAACACCGTACCAATGGAAGCTACCCCAGTGAAGAATACATTGTTGTGCCACAGGCTCACGATAAGCCGTTTGAGCCAAGGTGCACTGCCATGATGTTCGGCTCCCCCATGAGCAGCACCATGGGCAGCAGCTCCAGCTTCGTGGTGCGCGCCAATGCCCATCATGGACATGATGATACCAACCACGAGCAGAACAACGCCTGCTACTATGATCAGCATGAAGTTTTTACGGGTACCCGGCGTAACCTCCAGATATTCAGCCGTAACGCTTTCTTGATGCGTCAGAGTTGCCATAGAAGTAGATTAAATCGCCGTTCCGTTGTTTGCTTTATCACCCTGCCCGGGGGTCTCCGATGCTTTATCGGAACCAGCCTGAGTAGGGTTTTCTTTCATCTGCCCCGATGTTGTAGTGGAGTCAGCCGTAGGCACGTTAGCTTGTGCACCGCCGGTTTTCACCATATCAGCCAGACCATCGGCCCCTTTACCGAGCTGAAGGGCCCGTACATACATGGCAATCTTCCACCGCTCTTCTGGGTTCACCTGTGAGCCGTGTGGCATCATGCGGTTACGGCCCCACTGAATTACGTGATAGATG containing:
- a CDS encoding cytochrome c oxidase subunit II, which codes for MTTLGIVLVLALLLVVFGLLFRLQILTSIFSGSSTREVGVSNRVNAILCIVFLVVGGAAFAWSFIDNYDKMNPPIASVHGIATERMFWTTMIILGIVFTLTQVLLFVYSYKYQHKEGRRAFFFPHNNKIEVIWTLIPAIVMAGLVFAGWKEWTRITGPAPKDAVVLEVMGKQFNWLVRYPGRDLKLGVVNYRLIDATNEFGFDLSDQNGVDDFVAPEIHVPKGHPVLLKIRSRDVLHAVYMPHFRVQMYAVPGMPTKFWFTPIKTTDEMRAQTGNPKFNYELACNQICGRGHFAMKLNIVVDEPDDYVAWFAQQKSFSEQNPDVLASFKQKSDKMVEKVSATPAAATVVPVAAKASL